The following are encoded together in the Brevinematia bacterium genome:
- the rpsO gene encoding 30S ribosomal protein S15 — protein MLPKEVKHKIIEAYRLYEGDTGSPEVQIALMTARIEALNEHFRKFKKDKNSRRGLLRLVGRRRRLLNYLKENYPERYNNIIRKLGLRK, from the coding sequence ATGTTGCCTAAAGAGGTTAAGCATAAAATAATTGAAGCGTATAGGTTATATGAGGGGGATACTGGTTCTCCTGAGGTGCAGATTGCTCTTATGACTGCTAGGATAGAAGCGTTAAATGAACACTTTAGAAAGTTTAAAAAGGATAAAAACTCTAGAAGAGGTTTATTGAGACTCGTTGGTAGGAGAAGGAGATTACTAAATTACTTAAAGGAGAATTATCCTGAGAGATATAACAACATTATTAGAAAGCTGGGGTTGAGAAAGTAG
- a CDS encoding tetratricopeptide repeat protein yields MEVIMKDTIGSKQSHISLVSEGIKLFRNKKFKEALETFRKVYKSDPTNYEYNYYLGLTLINLGHYELALNYLLYSSKDNENYYISIHSNMLCGYLYTLRQEYKLAENCFREVLKINPESVTALVAIAYVFEKSGRYDQSIIYLKKAMEVDPENPRVLNALAYVYSEREINLTEAVRLARKALAKQPNSPEILDTLAWAYFKKGEYIQALNEIKKAMEILPENEEIQKHYWEILEKIREIKKKQQNQKYPDSSNRHPFTRKKLTKDF; encoded by the coding sequence ATATTTCTCTCGTGTCCGAAGGAATAAAGCTATTTAGGAACAAAAAATTCAAAGAAGCTCTAGAAACATTTCGCAAAGTCTATAAATCAGATCCGACCAATTACGAATACAACTATTATCTCGGATTAACTCTCATAAACCTTGGACATTACGAATTAGCGTTGAATTACCTTCTTTACTCCTCAAAAGACAACGAAAACTACTACATTTCCATTCACTCCAATATGCTCTGCGGATACCTATATACCCTCCGCCAAGAGTATAAACTTGCTGAAAATTGTTTTAGAGAAGTTCTTAAAATAAACCCCGAAAGTGTAACAGCTTTGGTTGCTATAGCTTATGTTTTTGAGAAAAGTGGTAGATACGACCAAAGTATAATATACTTGAAGAAGGCTATGGAGGTAGATCCAGAAAATCCTAGAGTTCTAAACGCCTTAGCTTATGTATACTCTGAGAGGGAGATAAACCTTACCGAGGCTGTAAGACTGGCCCGCAAAGCTCTGGCAAAACAACCAAACTCTCCTGAAATACTTGACACTCTAGCTTGGGCTTACTTCAAGAAGGGTGAGTATATCCAAGCTCTGAACGAAATCAAAAAAGCTATGGAAATACTACCAGAAAATGAAGAAATCCAAAAACATTATTGGGAAATATTAGAGAAAATAAGAGAAATCAAGAAAAAGCAACAAAATCAAAAATATCCAGATTCAAGTAATCGGCACCCATTTACTAGAAAAAAACTAACTAAAGATTTTTAA
- a CDS encoding site-2 protease family protein, with protein MDFVFSAIAICILVISVVFHEYAHGKVSYIFGDPTPKNEGRLTFNPLKHLDPVGSVLLPLFLVLLNTGFVIGWAKPVPINPDNYKNKRLGWILTSLAGPLANYSVAVVSLLVLLVINSLFHPATLLIVDVILWYFIAINFILGSFNLIPLPPLDGFWVILNLFPEGVRTRVMTNLSSRFYPLIIVITAIVAVFISRYTILPLLKQIGVYLKIFS; from the coding sequence GTGGACTTTGTATTTAGTGCAATAGCTATATGTATACTGGTAATATCTGTTGTGTTTCATGAGTATGCTCATGGAAAGGTTTCTTACATTTTTGGTGATCCTACACCGAAGAATGAAGGAAGACTGACATTCAATCCTCTTAAGCATTTGGATCCAGTTGGGAGTGTGTTGTTACCTTTATTTTTGGTTTTGCTCAATACTGGTTTTGTAATAGGGTGGGCAAAGCCTGTTCCGATAAATCCAGATAATTACAAAAACAAAAGGCTAGGGTGGATTCTTACCTCGTTGGCTGGACCACTGGCAAACTATTCAGTAGCTGTGGTTTCATTGCTTGTTCTGCTGGTTATCAATAGTCTTTTTCATCCAGCAACTCTTCTGATTGTTGATGTGATCTTGTGGTACTTCATAGCAATAAATTTCATACTTGGAAGTTTTAATCTAATTCCTCTGCCTCCTCTGGATGGATTTTGGGTGATCTTAAATCTGTTTCCTGAGGGAGTAAGAACCAGAGTTATGACGAATTTAAGCTCAAGATTTTATCCACTGATTATAGTCATAACAGCAATAGTGGCGGTTTTCATAAGTAGATATACGATCCTACCCCTGCTAAAACAAATAGGTGTTTACTTAAAAATCTTTAGTTAG